CATCGCCGGGGCCTCCACGTACGGATCGAACGCGACCGGCTGGAAGCCAAACCCCTTCGCGCGCTCCGCGACCATACGGGCAATATGGCCGAATGCCACGAGCCCCATGGTCTGTCCCCGGAAGCGCCGCATCGGCAAGAGCGCGCTCGGCCTCCACGATCCGCCGCGGACGTGCTGGTCGGCGAGGCGGACCTTGCGCGCCACAGCCAAGAGCAGCGTCATCGCCGTGTCCGCAACCTCGTCGTAGCAGAAGTCCGGAACGTGCGCGACACAGACCCCATGGCGGGTCGCCGCGGTGATATCGACGGTATCGAGGCCGATCCCCGTGCGGACCACGCCGACGAGGCCCGGGCAGGCCGCGAAGAGCGGTTCGGTGACCTGGACGTGCGCGGCGACGAGCACGTATGCGTCGCGGGCGGCGGCGATCCGTTCCGCGTCATCCCGGCACGCCACGTTGCGGATCACACCGCCGGCCGCGGCAATTTCCGACTCGTCCAGCCTGAACCGGGGTCCCGTCTCGCCCTCCGTCCACATCACGACCCGAGCGTTCGCCATTCAAACCTCCCCAGCGCCGACCTCATCGCCCCCGGCTTCGCCGGGCGACCGGCTCCCGTCCTCGTGTTCCGTTTCCGCCCCGGACGCGCCCGTCTGAACCGCGCGACCCGGCTCCGTTCCCCGCGGGCGCGATCCGGCCGGCGGGGGCAGGCGCCTTCCGCCGGAGCACCGGCCGGAGATACTGGCCGGTATATGAACCCGGCACCTGGATCACCGTCTCCGGAGTCCCTTC
The DNA window shown above is from bacterium and carries:
- a CDS encoding NAD(P)-dependent oxidoreductase, whose protein sequence is MANARVVMWTEGETGPRFRLDESEIAAAGGVIRNVACRDDAERIAAARDAYVLVAAHVQVTEPLFAACPGLVGVVRTGIGLDTVDITAATRHGVCVAHVPDFCYDEVADTAMTLLLAVARKVRLADQHVRGGSWRPSALLPMRRFRGQTMGLVAFGHIARMVAERAKGFGFQPVAFDPYVEAPAM